The Rosa rugosa chromosome 1, drRosRugo1.1, whole genome shotgun sequence genomic sequence ggggtttccccaccacgtggctttagggccatccaatcaaaagaaataaatttttttctcttttctaaaACTACACCTGCTCTCTAAATGTACAATACCCAAAAGATCTCCATGCTGGATAATGATTGGTCTGCCGCACCATGTGGCGGTGCGGGTGCCCACGCAAGTCTTCCTCCTTCATGTTTATTCCAATGTGGAATTTGAAAAAGATTATGATTGTCAATTAGACAAACAAAATTAAATGGGGAAATAGCTATCTTTCCTCAACTGAAAAAGGTTATTGTACTAGATTCAAGGAACTTCTTTATCTTTGTAAACATGGGGCACACAGTGGTCGAGTAGTCCATTTGAAAATGATATTTAATTACTAGATTACCAGAAACAAAATCCCCGTGCGATTTGAGATTTGACTTATCCAATCTACAACAGTAATAAGCTTTTTCAGATGAGGAAGGGAACCATGGAGGACTGTGGTTGGGAAGATTTCTGCATATCTCACTTTCAATACTTTTGATTTACTTTTCTGTAGTGCACATTATTCTATTTAGAAGAATAGGGTTCTTCTCATCTCCAGCAGCCTTTGAGCCGAAAGTGTAGGATTACAAATCCAAAAGTGGATCATTACTAATCAGATTTTCTTACTTCTGTTATCTGTTATCTTACTAGGGGTAGATATGAATAAACTCAAAGGCATCAGTCTCGTAAAAGTGGTAAAACGTTTACTAGCAAAATATCTATTCAAGAGTTACTGCAACGATCAAACCTAAAACTAAAACAGTTTACAAAGTGTTGTTTACTCAAACCTAAAATGACTCCAGAAATTTTAATGTAGGACAAGGCTTTAGCCAATTTTAACAAAGAATATCAAAAAGAAAGGAGTGGAACATGTCGATAGATTTTTtccctaggacaacctcatcaatccaaagccaaaaaaaaaaaaaaaacacggaACATTGTGTATTCACAATTGCTAGACTATGATGACTTTCGAACAACATGTATCACTCATGAGAAGATATGCTTGGTGATAATTGACAGTGGTTTACATGAGAACTTTGTGGCAAAGAAAgatgtggattattttcaattatcgATGGAGAAGCATATTGATCCATACTAGTTTCCATTCGGGGAGGAAGAATATGCACAAGTGTCAGAAGTTTGCAAAATTCcttctatgggaaaattttataaagaagaggttacttgtcatgtgatcgATATGGACGTCACTTATGTGCTCTTTGGAAGACCATGACATAAAATAGTCAAGGGTATGTATTGCCAAGAtgattcatatttattttggtggGAGTCtcacaaaatcaaatcaaatcaaacctaAAAAGAAGATCATCAAGAATGACCCTCCTAAGATGTGTGAGAATAAACCCAAAGAAGTCACTTTGTCCATTGAtaaccaacctattgaagacaaagtaggcctcatcatttagcccgcggatcaagtgggccgatggaggctcGCAAGCCCGGCCATAGGCCCTTTGACGACCCTTAAGACAAAGAAGTTGATTTGTTCATCGAATGGTTAAACATGTATAGAAAAGATATTTTTGATGGTGAAGATCAATATATGATCAAGTACGATTCTCAACGCATAACTCAATACTATTCTATCAACATGATTGTAGGTGATAAAGCAGATTTGGAGATGCATGTTCACCAAATTAAAAACTTTGTCTCTACACCAAATTCCATGTCATACATGCCTACTAGTGATCAAGATAAATCCAAGGAGAAGTCGATGTCGAatccttttcaagtggaggagttcaGGTTCCAAGATGCATATTTCAAACTTGTTTATggtattggattcatggtgatacCTTCTAAATTCAAGAATGttgaagttgatggcttatCATATTTCATTCCTACTAATGACCGAGCTATATTCAAGCAAAATTGgaggtcgagttcttttcaagtggagaaGATAGATGTAGCTCAtctttagccaatttcaacaaagaataTCAAAAAAGAAATAAGCGTCGTCATATTAAGAAGAATGATTTGAAGATTGGAAATTGATATTCAAATAAGCGTCTTAATGATAGAATTACTTGTAAATTGCTCTTTTAGATATATCAGGTTTCTCGGGGTTGGGACCCTAGATACAAATTGGCGTAGTTTGACAAGTTTAGTATTCTTCTAGAATTTAGGATCTTATTTCCTGATTTTGGTTAAATTAGGTTTCTTTGTCCTAGTCTATAACTAGTAACTAGTTGTTATTTACGTTTTCTAGTTCTACTAGGTTTAGGATTTGGGCACTATATAAGCACTTTtttttagagaagtttctctttGTTATCTTACGCATGTTCCGTATTCGCTAGTGGATTCGAGCCTATTTCGCAAGTGGATTCTAACTTGTTCCATTTAATTTCAACACTTGACGAAATCATATTTCTACCGTGACACGCTTCCGACATCAATTCTAGCCTTGCAAAAGGGTTCTGTTTACTATCAACATCACTCTACTTTCTCTTTTCATATATtccaaccaaaaccttcataaTGACAAGAAATCAGACTACGAATAGAACTTCGTAATCTGTATTCTTTCTAATCTTAAGTCTGATCCCTTCAAGACTCTCAGAATGTGTTGATAGGGCGACGATTAGCCACCCTGCAATTTTTCCTTATCTCCCCAGGTTGCTCAATCTGCAAGTCACCCATCTTTATCATCCCCTCAATAAAAGCCTTGAAAAATTCTCCTTGATCATTGCTGAACAGCTTAACAAATCCTCTTGTCTGCGGAAATGTGAAAAGTGTTTGATCCGAATTCAGAAACCCTCTCCCGGAAGCCAAGTCCTTGAAGTACTGGTTATCAAATATTATAGGTGTAGCATCAAGGTCTCCAGTCACATTTTGGTCCACATTCAAAGGGCATAGTTTCTTTAGCTTTTCTCTAAACTTTGGTTCAATGGCAGGGTCTGGCCTGCCAGTGCCGGATTGGTTGTACAGCCGAAACATGATGGAAAAGCACCGCCCCTGTCCAATGGAGTGTGACCCTGAAAGCGCAACAAGGTCTTTGACAGAAAGATTGAATTTGGCAAAGAGGTCAATGAGGGAGATTGCATCGGCTCTTGGACTCGGCATAATGTTGTCCGAGGCTTCTTGGCTAGCTGTTAAGCTGTCCAATCTTCCTACCTTTACTTGCCAATCTGGTCCTCCAGTCTGACAACAAAAAATCAGAAGGACaaaccagaaaaagaaaataactcTCTCAAGTCATAATTCATGTTGTACAAATCTTTCTCTAGCATTGGTTATAGTCAAAGGAAATTACATATGCAATAGCATGATAtcctcaaaaaaagaaaaaaaaaagaaaaaaagaagaagaagtaataGCATGATACTGCAAATCAACATTACAGATACAATCTTGTGcagtaaaacaaaaaataccTTTTGGGTTCAGGAGTTAATGACCCCCTTAACATCAATTgacaggaaaaaagaaaaaaagaaaacatcttTACTCATTTCATCCTTTAATTACAGAGTGAATACTTTTCTCTAAATCCCATTTTGGCATGGGGTAGATTTCCAATCATGATCTGGTAATCCAAGCCACAAATTAACAAAACTAGATTTTACATTTTTAGTTTTGGGTGATGATAAAGATAGATAAGAGAGAATCATACCAGAGCAACAGCATCTCTAGAAGCCATGATTATGACGTCAGCACAAGAAACAACACCAGGACAGGCTTTCTCCAAGGCTTCCTTGACTTCATCAACAACCTCATAAGATCTCAGTGAATTTATGTTTGAAAGGGAGAGTTTTTCCCCAAGCATGGTTGGAGTGTCATCGAGTAACATAGAAGCATCACAACCCTACAACACATATAACTTAAAACCATAAACACAAAGGCCTATAAGGTCTATAACCAAATTAAAgctttttcctttgttttactCACATTAACAAAGCAATCATGGAATTGGAAGCGCATGACCGAGGCAAGGCTTCGCGGCTCTCTATCATAAGCCTTCTTCATGACACCCCGGACTATGGTTTCAGCTTCCGGGCACGTCTCGGAGTAATAATCGGGGCAGAGCTGCACGGCCGCCCCGGTTATTATGTGGacaagaaggaggaggagaggaaggaggaggggAGACATTGTATTTTTCTTTATGTCCAATCCAACTCGGTGCATGTCTATATAGGTGAAGAGGTGAGGAGGCTCTTACCCTTTTTCTGTTTGGGGATTTGGATTGGTGGGGATACAAGGATGGCTCATAATGGGGTTTCAGAAGACAGAGACCAGGACGGGAATTTTCTGGATCCTTGTGTGCTGTGATGGCAGGAAGCAGGGGAATGCAATTGGGCAAGAGAGCCGACTTGAAGGGACTATAGGCTGTTGAGACTGGGAGT encodes the following:
- the LOC133723754 gene encoding peroxidase 17-like, whose protein sequence is MHRVGLDIKKNTMSPLLLPLLLLLVHIITGAAVQLCPDYYSETCPEAETIVRGVMKKAYDREPRSLASVMRFQFHDCFVNGCDASMLLDDTPTMLGEKLSLSNINSLRSYEVVDEVKEALEKACPGVVSCADVIIMASRDAVALTGGPDWQVKVGRLDSLTASQEASDNIMPSPRADAISLIDLFAKFNLSVKDLVALSGSHSIGQGRCFSIMFRLYNQSGTGRPDPAIEPKFREKLKKLCPLNVDQNVTGDLDATPIIFDNQYFKDLASGRGFLNSDQTLFTFPQTRGFVKLFSNDQGEFFKAFIEGMIKMGDLQIEQPGEIRKNCRVANRRPINTF